The genomic stretch CTCCTGCGCGACCGTGGCCAGCAGCCGCCCGTCGCGGGAGAACATCCTGCCCAGCGCGAGGCCTCGGCCGCCCTGCGCACTCGGCGACTCCTGCACGTACAGCACCCACTCGTCGGCCCGCCCATCGCGGTGCCACCACATCGCGTGGTCGAGGCTCGCGAGCTTCACGCCCGGCGTCCCCCAGGCCATCCCGTGCCGACGCATGATCGGCTCGAGGAGCGACAGGTCGCTCGCGTAGGCGAGGACTGCGCGGTGCAGGGCCGGGTCGTCCGGCAGGTCGCGTTCGACGCGGAACCACACCGCCTGGTGTGCGACCCGCGCGCCCTGCACGTCGACGTAGACCGAGCCCTCGACGTGCCGCATGTCGATGGACCGTTCCGCCCAGGCCTGCGCCGTCGGGTGGTCGATGGACGCGAGCACGGACGCGGCCGACGGCAGCGACTCCGGGTCCGGGACGTCA from Curtobacterium sp. MCLR17_032 encodes the following:
- a CDS encoding acyl-CoA thioesterase II; this translates as MNREPDFLSTLRLEDTGASTRETILTGASHWSPGGRVFGGQVLAQCIVAAQATIEGRDIHSVHGYFLRPGAIDVPITFGVERIHDGRSFATRRAQAYQNGVPIFSMIASFQTPDVGAEHQDLFPTDVPDPESLPSAASVLASIDHPTAQAWAERSIDMRHVEGSVYVDVQGARVAHQAVWFRVERDLPDDPALHRAVLAYASDLSLLEPIMRRHGMAWGTPGVKLASLDHAMWWHRDGRADEWVLYVQESPSAQGGRGLALGRMFSRDGRLLATVAQEGMMRVPADD